The following are encoded together in the Heterodontus francisci isolate sHetFra1 unplaced genomic scaffold, sHetFra1.hap1 HAP1_SCAFFOLD_1042, whole genome shotgun sequence genome:
- the LOC137361277 gene encoding cdc42 effector protein 5-like — protein sequence MPILKQLVPNGPHAKRRSRLDLTREMISAPLGDFRHTMHVGRGGDAFGDTSFLSKHGPSKADEGDGRGVEGSQEQEGRLRALPEEQVEAEEAGPTSADRPPREVSPVAEAPPPPEGMRHAESVLSFHVDLGPSMLGDVLGIMETGHPPGLASPGLARDVPGHWAAEARTEAGEGSRARSPSLHQEEDDEEDGASFSFEEDEEDDEIRV from the coding sequence ATGCCCATCTTGAAGCAGCTGGTGCCCAACGGGCCCCATGCCAAGCGCCGTTCGCGCCTGGATCTAACCCGCGAGATGATCAGTGCCCCACTGGGGGATTTCCGCCACACCATGCACGTGGGCAGAGGGGGCGACGCCTTTGGGGACACCTCCTTCCTCAGTAAGCACGGGCCCTCGAAGGCAGATGAGGGGGATGGGAGGGGCGTCGAGGGCTCTCAGGAGCAGGAGGGCCGGCTCCGCGCCCTGCCCGAGGAGCAGGTGGAGGCGGAAGAGGCCGGGCCGACCTCTGCAGACAGGCCGCCCCGGGAGGTCTCGCCCGTCGCCGAGGCCCCGCCTCCCCCGGAGGGTATGAGGCACGCCGAGTCGGTGCTCTCCTTCCATGTGGACCTGGGGCCGTCCATGCTGGGCGACGTCCTGGGCATCATGGAGACGGGACACCCGCCTGGGTTGGCCTCCCCGGGCTTGGCCCGGGACGTCCCTGGCCACTGGGCGGCTGAGGCCAGGACTGAGGCGGGGGAGGGGTCCAGGGCCAGGAGCCCCTCACTCCACCAGGAAGAAGACGATGAGGAGGACGGGGCCAGCTTCAGCTTTGAGGAGGACGAGGAGGATGATGAGATCCGTGTGTag